Genomic window (Paraburkholderia phenazinium):
TTCGGCGCGGCCCGCTCAATGAAAAAATCGACTCAACGCCGTCCCACGATGACCGACATCGCCAAGCTCACCGGCGTGTCGCAATCGACGGTCTCGCTTGTCCTGAACAACGCGACCGGCGCGAAATTCTCCGAGGCCACCCGCAACAAGGTGCTCAAGGCCGCCCACGATCTCGGCTACCGGCTCTCGGCGCGCGAACCGGTGCTCGCGTCCAAGGACGAGCGCAACCTGATCGTCTATCTCGCCGACGAAATCTCGACGAGTCCGCACCCGGTCGTCAACATCGACGGAGCACGCGACGCCGCCTACGCGAGCGGCAAGATGCTCGCGGTCTACTCGACCCACGGCAACGCGGACATCGAACAACAGGTGCTCGAAACCACGCTGTCGAATCCGCACCTGTTCGGCGTGATCTACGCCACCGTCTACACGCGCAAGGTGAGCCTGCCGGCCGCGCTGTCGCGCGTGCCGACCGTGCTGCTCAACTGCTACACGAGCGAAGGCGGCCAGTCGTCGGTGGTGCCCGCCGAAGTGGCGGGCGGCCATATCGCCACCGAGTACCTGCTCAACGCCGGCCACCGGCGCATCGGCTACATCAACGGCGAGCCGTGGCAGGACGCCTCGAAGGACCGCCTGAAGGGCTACCGCACCGCGCTCGCCACCGCCGACCTGCCGTTCGCCCCGGAACTCGTGCGCGAAGGCGACTGGAGCTCGGGCGTGGGCTTCGAGCACACGCTCTCGCTGATGCGCGAGGCGCATCCGCCCACCGCCATCTTCTGCGCCAACGACCTGACCGCGCTCGGCGCGATCGAGGCGCTCAAGCAGCTTGGCCTGCGGGTGCCCGAAGACATCTCCGTGCTCGGCTACGACGACCAGGAAATTGCCCGCCACACCCATCCGCCGCTCTCGACGGTCGTGCTGCCGAACTACGAGCTGGGCCGCTGGGCAGTGGAAACCTTGCTGCAGGAAGAACAGAACCGCGCCGCGGGCGCGCCGGTGCGGCACCGCATGGTGAAGCTCGACGGTCCGCTCGTCGAACGCGCCTCAGTGAGGGTAATTACCGAGGCAAAATCGCCCATAATTAATATTATTAGTGATTGACCGATAATAATTCCGAGTGGAATAATCGGCACGTCCGGTCAACGGTGCGCAGGTGCCGACCGGCAGGAGAAACACCAAAAAGCAAATACACCTACCTCACCAGGTACTGGAGGAAGACATGGCATCGCTCGAACGGCAATTGCGTGGTCAAAGTCGTCGGCTGACCGCATCCCCGCTGGCTGCATCGCTTGTGGCCCTGACACTCGGTTTTGGCGTCGCAACGGCTCACGCCGACGATGCCCTGCCCAAGATACCCAGCAAGACTCCGCTGAAGGTCGGCTTCGCGCAGACCGAAAGCAACAATCCGTGGCGGCTCGCGGAAACCAAGAGCATGAAGGACATCGCCGCCAAGTGCGGCTGGCAACTGGTCGTCACCGACGCCAACGGCTCCAACGCCAAGCAGGTCTCGGACATCCAGAACATGATCGCGCAGCACGTCGATCTGCTGGTGTTCCCGCCGCGTGAAGAAAAGCCGCTCTCGCCGGTTGTGCTGCAGGCGAAGAAGGCCGGCATTCCAGTGATCCTGGTGGACCGCGACGTCGATCACTCGGTCGCCAAGCCGGGCACGGACTACATCACCTTCATCGGCTCCGACTTTATCAACCAGGGCCAGCGCGCCGCCGACTGGCTGGTGAAGGCCACCAACGGCAAGGCCAAGATCATCGAACTCGAAGGCACCACGGGCGCCTCGGCTGCGAACGATCGCAAGAAGGGCTTCGACGACGTGATCGCGAAGCATCCGGACATGCAGATCATTGCTTCGCAGGACGGCGATTTCTCGCGCGACAAGGGTCGTCAGGTGATGGAAACGCTGCTGCAGGCGCACCCGGACGTGACCGCGGTCTACGCGCATAACGACGAAATGGCGCTGGGCGCGATCGCTGCGATCAAGGCGGCCGGCAAGCAACCGGGCAAGGACATCCAGATCGTGACGATCGACGGCACCAAGGGCGGCATGGACGCCATCGCCGCCGGCGAACTGGGCGCCAGCGTGCAGTCGAGCCCGTTCTTCGGCCCGCTCGCCTGCGATGTCGCGCAGAAATTCGCCAAGGGCGAAACGATCCCGACCTGGGTGAAAGTCTCCGACCGCTTCTACGACAAGAGCAACGTGCAGCAGAGCATGCAGTACGGCTATTGATGTCGCCCCGGCCGTCGGCACGCCGGATCCGGCGTCATAGCTGATCCGGCGCTGCCGATGGCGACGCGCAGTCAGTCTTCTACCCTCGGAGGCGGTCACCTCTGAGGATTGGGAGGCGCCCCGCAGGACGTCCCCTTTATGTCTCCGGGGGGACGGGAAGGGTTCGGAGCGACGCGCCCGTGCCACGACGGGCCGTCGCTTCGCTTTGTCTTACGGACTACTATGGGAAGGTGGCGCGAGCCGCTCCGCCGCCCCGCCGCACAGTATCTGCAGCAGGAGAATAGACGTGACGCAATCCGGCAGCCCCACGCCGCCGTCTCCCAGCGCCGGACGTTCGCCGCTCCTGGAGATGCAGGACATCCAGATCAGTTTCGGCGGCGTGCCCGCCCTGCGCAACGCCAATCTGAGCGTCGCCGCAGGCGAAGTGCATGCGCTGATCGGCCAGAACGGCGCCGGCAAATCCACCATGATCAAGATCCTCACCGGCGCCTATCGGCGCGCCGGTGGGAGCGTGCGTTTCGAAGGCCGCGAGATCGATTTCCGCACGCCGAAGGAAGCGCGTGAAGCGGGCATCAGCACGATCTACCAGGAGATCAATCTGGTGCCGTTCCGCTCCGTGGCGGAAAACATTTTTCTCGGCCGTGAGCCGCGCCGCTACGGTTTGATCGACTGGCGCGCGGTGCAGCGGCGCGCAGCTGCGCTGCTTGAGTCGTTCGGCCTGCAGATCGACGTGAAGAAACCCGTGCGCAGCTATTCAACCGCCATCCAGCAGATGGTGGCGCTCGCGCGCGCGGTGTCGTCCGACGCGAAGATGGTGATCATGGACGAATCCACCTCGTCGCTCGACGAACGCGAAGTGGAACTGCTGTTCAGCGTGGTGCGCAAGCTGCGCGACGACGGCCGCGCGGTGATTTTCGTCTCGCACCGCCTCGACGAACTCTACGCGCTGTGCGACCGCGTCACGGTGATGCGCGACGGCCAGACCGTCGCCCAAAGCTCGATGGCGGAGATGGACAAACTGCAGCTCGTCACGACGATGCTCGGCCGCACGCTGGCCGCCGTCGTTCAGGACGACAGCACCGCGCGCGAGGCCAATCTCGCGCGCCGCGGCGCGCAGGTGATGGCGGCGCACAACCTCAGCGCCCATCCGAAGGTGAGCGACGTCTCGCTCGAAGTGCATGCGGGCGAAGCGGTAGGGCTCGCCGGCCTGCTCGGCTCGGGCCGCACGGAGACGATGCGTCTGATGTTCGGCGCCGACCCGCTCGAACACGGCACGCTCGCCGTGGGCGGCGAAACCGTGACGCTCAAGTCGCCGCAAGATGCGATTGCACGCGGCTTCGCCTACCTCACCGAAGACCGCAAAGGCGACGGCATCGTCCCTGAACTGTCGGTGCGCGACAACCTCACGCTGGTGTGCCTGCGCACGCTGGCCAAACATGGTGTGGTGGACGTGAAAAAGCAGCAGGCCATCGTGGAGCGCTTTATCGCCTCGCTCGGCATCAAGTTGCGCTCGCCGGATCAACCGATCCGCGAACTGTCCGGCGGCAATCAGCAAAAGGTGTTGCTGGCGCGCTGGCTCGCCGCCGAGCCGTCGCTGCTGCTGCTCGACGAGCCGACCCGCGGCATCGACGTCGGCGCCAAGGCGGACGTCGCGAAGATCGTGCGCGAACTGCGCGACGCCGGGCTTGCCGTGCTGCTGTCCGCGTCGGAACTGGAAGAGCTCACTGCTGTGGCGGACCGCGCCGTGGTGATCCGCGACGGCCGCACCGTCGCCGAACTGAACGGCGCTCAAATGAGCGAGAGCAGCATCATGGACGCCATCGCCTATGGCAGCGACGGCCCCTCGCAACTGGTCGAAGCCGCCCACACGGCCCATATCGAAGACGCGCTGGAGGGCGACCGTCATGGCGCTTAAGTCGCTTAAACCACTAGGCAATCAGGCTGCGCAGCCGCTGGCCGCGCAAACCCCGCTGTCCGCCCCGGATAGCGCAGCACAACAACAGGCGAAGAAGCGGCACCGCGTCACGATCCAGCGCGAAGTCATCGTGCTGCTGGCGATGCTGGTGTTCAATCTGCTGTTCACGCAGCACTTCTGGTCGCTGCAAACCTTCAACGTCAATCTGACACAGGTGGTGACGATCGTGATCGTCGGCATCGGCATGACGCTGGTGGTGGCGACGGGCGGCATCGATCTGTCGGTGGGCGCGTCCATGGCGATTTCCGGCGCGCTGGCGCCGATGCTGTTCATGAATATCCCGGGCCCCGGCGGCATCGCCCTCGCGTTCGTCCTGCCGGTGATCGCCGCGGCGGCATGCGGCGTCTTCAACGGCTTGCTGGTGACGAAGCTCTCGGTGCAGCCGATCGTCGCCACGCTGGTGCTGTTCATTGCCGGTCGCGGCATCGCCCAGGTGGTCACCGACGGCAGCCTGCAGGCCTTCGACAACCCCGCGTTCCAGTGGATCGCCCTCGGCAAGGTAGGCGGCGTGCCGTTCCAGGTGCTGCTGATGTTCGCACTGGTCGCGCTGTTCGTCTGGGTCGTGCGCAAGACGCTGTTCGGCCAGTACCTGCTGATCACCGGCGGCAACGAAAAGGCCGCCTATCTGTGCGGCGTGCCGACCGCACGCGTCAAGCTGATCGCCTACACGATATGCGCGGCGCTGGCGGGTCTCGCAGGGTTGATCTCGATTTCGGTGAACTCGTCGTCGGACGCGAATGTGGTCGGCCTCGGCATCGAACTCGATGCGATCGCCGCGGTGGCGGTCGGCGGTACGGCGCTGACGGGCGGCAAGGCGTATATCGGCGGCACGCTGATCGGTGCGCTGATCATCCAGTTGCTGCGCTTTACCCTGCTCGCGCACGGCATTCCCGACGCGGCGGCGCTGGTCGTCAAGGCCGCGATCATCGTCGCAGCGGTGTACGTGCAACGGCGCTCGCGCTGATCCCGAACCGCCCATGTCGACCCTGCTGCCCGTGCTCTCCAAGACTCCGGACCCGATGCGATGAAAAAGAATCTCCCCATCCTGCTCGCGCTCGTCGCCCTCGTGGTGTTCGGGCTCGTGCGTTACGACCACTTCGGCTCGGCCTACAACATCAATTCGTTCTGGCGCTACAACTCGATGTTCGCGCTGATCTCGGTGGGCATGGCCTTCGTGATTATCACGGGCGGCATCGACCTTTCGGTGGGCACGGTAGCGGCCATGTCGAGCGTCGTGGCCGCGCTCACCAGCACCTATGGCGGTTGGGTCGCCGTACTGGCCGGCTCCTTGGCAGGGTTAATCGTGGGTGTGCTGAATGGCATCATCATCACGCGTCTGAAGATCCTGCCGTTCATCACGACGCTCGCCACCAGTCTCGGCGCGCACGGCGTCGGGCTGCTGCTCGGCAAGAACGACGCGGTGTCGATCGCCCCCGACTCGAATTTCGGCGCCTTCGGTCAAGGCGATCTGTTCGGCCTGCCGATCCCCGGCATCGTCGCGGTGGTGGCGGCGCTGGCCGGGTGGCTCGCGCTGCGCAGCACGCGCTTTGGACGGCATTCGCTCGCCATCGGCGGCAGTGAGGAAGCGGCGCGCCTGATGGGACTGAATGTGGACCGCACGCTGGTCACGGCCTATGCCGTAAGCGGCCTGCTGGCCGGCATGGCCGGCGTGATCCTCGCGGCCCAGTTCGGCGCGGGGCAGCCGAACGAAGGGGTGGGCTGGGAGCTGTTCGCGATCTCCGCCGTGGTGCTGGGCGGCACCCTGCTGACCGGCGGCGAGGGCTCGATTGCGATGACGATTGCCGGCGTCCTGCTGCTCGGCCTGGTGTTCAACCTGCTCAACTTCGAAAACGGCCTTGGCTTCATCAGCCTGTCGGCGTACTGGCAATCGGTGATTCGCGGCGTGTTCCTGCTGGCCGTCATCGTGATGCAGGCGCGCGTGCTGAAACAGCGGGGGCGCAAGCGCACGGCTGCCGTGGCGGGCTAAAGGCGGCCTCGCAGGGAATTCGGGCCACGCGCACTGACGCGCGGCGCCCCGGCGCCGTTTTGCCGGCGGCAGCAGCCCCGCTTGTGGTGGCTAAAGACGGCACTTGCGCCGCTTTCCCGGCGCTTTTTCGCCACTTTTGCGGCATTTTTGCCCCTTTTGCCGTCCCGCTAGCAGGGTCAATGCTGCGCTGCGCGACGGCTTTCTGTATCATCCCAAAAACTTGTTGTGAGGACGTATGCCTACCGGCACGCGATCCGGTCACCGGACGGCGCAACGCACCACGCGAATTTGCCCATCGCCGTACCGCTGCTGAACCCCGGCTGTACCCCCGCCGACGTGCTCCACCGCGTGCCGTTCCGACGCCGAAGCCGCAAGTCCGGCAAACCGCTTGACCACGCTCGACGCCGTGCCGATACCCTCAGGTGGCAAGCGCGGTAAAATAGCGGATTGCGCATCATTTCCCTGGCCCCGGATCAGCAGCGGGGTTAGCGCAGCATCGCCCTTGCCGTGCCGGCCGGCTAGTCGTCTGGCCGTCTTTGTTTTCGCACCATCCAAGAAGCCATGAGCAACCTGAATTCACAAACCGTCCTGAGCGTCCATCACTGGACCGATACGCTGTTCAGCTTCACCTGCACGCGCGACCCGTCATTTCGCTTCGAAAACGGCCAGTTCACGATGGTGGGCCTCGAAGTCGACGGCAAGCCGCTGATCCGCGCCTACAGCCTCGCGAGCGCGAACTACGAAGAGCACCTCGAATTCCTGAGCATCAAGGTTCAGGACGGCCCGCTCACCTCGCGCCTGCAGCACCTGAAGGTCGGCGACGAAGTCCTGATCGGCAAGAAGCCGGTCGGCACGCTGATGGCCGACAACCTGTTGCCGGGCAAGACGCTGTGGCTGCTGTCCACCGGCACGGGCCTCGCGCCGTTCATGTCCATCATTAAAGATCCGGACATCTACGACCGTTACGAGCGCGTGGTGCTCACGCACACCTGCCGTTTCGTCGACGAGCTGGCGTACAAGGAATACATCACGGACCACCTGCCGGCGCACGAGCACCTCGGCGAACTGGTTCAGGAAAAGCTGCTGTATTACCCCACCGTCACGCGCGAAGCGTTCCAGAACCGTGGCCGGATCACCGAGCTGATCGAAACCGAAAAGCTGTTCGCCGACCTCGGCGTGCCGGGCTTCTCGCTGGAAAACGACCGCGTCATGCTGTGCGGCAGCCCGCACATGCTGCGCGACACGCGCAAGCTGCTCGACGACGCGGGCTTCCAGGAAGGCAGCAACAATGCGCCGGGGCACTACGTCGTCGAAAAGGCGTTCGTGGGCTAAGCCTAAGCCGCGCGTTACGCGGACGTACCCGGCTCGCCGCCCGCCGGCTGAGCCGCGAAAAACCGGAGCCTTCGCGCTCCGGTTTTGCTTTTTGCGCGCTCGCCGCGAACGCTCGCCGGGTGTTTTTCTGCGCCCGGCAAACCCTCTGCGAAGACATGACCGGCTCACCGCCGACGCCGGAATCCTCGCCCGCTCATCCAGTTACAATTCCGACACACGGCCTCACCTTCAATGTCAGCATTTTTCCTACATGCAAAATGCATATGACAAGTCAACCTCAATAAATTCCTGCCGCAAAAAACCCACGCTGAGCCTTGTCCTATCTGCTTCTTTTCTTTTTTTTGGGATATGATCGCGGCGCATCACCGGTTGCCGTAAGACCCCACCAGGGTTACAGCCGATTTGTTACTGAATGTAAATTTCGTTACGCTACCTCGTAGCGATTTGTCCGTCATGCCGGGGTGCGCAGCGGACACTTCTTGAGGCCAGAGATTCGCATGCGTTCCCTTGTCTTCGCGCCGTCGAAGCGCACCCGGTTTGCTGTGCGAGCAGCATCCTAAGCGGGAGAGTCATGGATACGTCGATTGTCGTACCGATCACCGCGCATGTGCCCACTTCCATCGCCCGCGAAGGCCTCGATGGGGCGAGCGCCAGCAGCCCTGCCGAGCGCGAGATCGCGCGTCTGCGCGCCCGCGTGCGCGAACTGTCCGCTGAACTCGTCCATGCCCAGGAAGCCGCCTGCCAGCGCGTCGCGCGCGAGTTGCACGACAGCGTCGGCGCCGAACTGACCGCGACGCACTTCGCGCTCGCCGGCGTCGAAACCTGGCTGCCCGCCGATGCGCCGCCGCAGTGCGCCGCCGCGCTCACGGTTGCCCAGCGCTCGCTCGACGCCGTCGGCGAAGCCACCCGCCATGCGGTCGCCGAATTGCACGCGCCTTCGCTCGACGCCGGTATCGTGGGCGCGCTGTCGCAATGGACCGGCGACTTCGCCGCCCGCACGCAATTGCGCACCAGCTTCGTGTGCGCTGCCGACGTCCGCCTCACGCGCTTGCCGGCGGATGCCGCGCTCGCGATCTTCCGGGTCGCCCAGGAAGCGCTCAACAACACCGCCAAGCATGCCCGCGCCAGCGCGGCGGACGTGCGCATCGAAGCGAGCCGCCGCCACCTGACGCTCGTCGTCAGTGACGACGGCATTGGCCTCGCACCGCGCGCCCGCACGCGCCGCGGCCATTTCGGCCTCGCCGGCATGCGCGCCCGCTGCGCGGCCTTCGACGGCAGCCTGCAGATCGGCGCCAGCCGCCCCGACGCCAGTACGCACGCGCGCGGCACCACGGTGCGTGCGCGTTTTGCGTGGGATGCGATGCTCGCCGGCGCTGCGTGCGCCGAACGCCTCGCGGCCGGCGCCGCGTCTTTCTCTTCCTGAGCGCGCCGTCATGAGCCTGCGCATCCTGCTCGTCGACGACCACGCCGTGGTCCGCCAGGGCGTCCGGCAACTGTTGATGGACCGTGGCGTGGCGCTCGAAGTCGACGAAGCGGAAACCGGCGCCGATGCGCTCGTTGCGGTGGCGAAGCACGTCTACGACGTCGTCCTGCTCGACATCTCGCTGCCCGACATGAATGGCGTCGAAGCGCTCAAGCGCCTCAAGCGCAAGGCGCCGCGCGCGGCGGTGCTGATGTTCTCCATGTATCGCGAAGACCAGTATGCAGTCCGGGCGTTGAAGGCCGGCGCGGCCGGTTACCTCTCGAAGACCGTCGACGCCGCGCAGATGATCGGCGCGATCCAGCAGGTCGCGGCGGGCCGCAAGTACGTCAGCCCGGCGATGGCCGAGGCGCTCGCCGATTACGTTTCGTTCGACGGCGAGCAGTTGCCGCACGAAAAGCTCTCCGACCGCGAATATCAGACGCTCTGCATGCTCGCCTCCGGCAAGCGGCTGACGGATATCGCCAATGCGCTGTCTTTGTCGGTTAAGACCGTGAGCGTGTACCGCACGCGGCTGCTGGAAAAGATGAAGCTGCGCAACAACGCCGAACTCACCTTCTATGTGATGAGCAACCGCCTCGTCGACCTGAATCCGGCCATGGCCGGCTAGGGTTAAGGGCACCGCAGCGGGGCGCGGCACGACGGCGCGCGTCCTGTCCTGCGTCATCCGCCTGCTATCCCGGAAAAGTAAGGGGTCGCACATCCGCTAAAATCCTGGGTTTCCCGACATTCGGCGCGCAAGACGCGTGCACTACTGGAGACCCACGCCAATGTCCCTGTTTCGCAAGAAAAGCGTCGAGCACATGCTCGCCGCCAGCAGCAAAAGCGGCGGCCTGAAGAAAACCCTCGGCGCGCTCGACCTCACTTTCCTCGGTGTCGGCGCCATCATCGGCACCGGCATTTTCGTCCTGACCGGCACCGGCGCCGTACAAGCCGGCCCGGCGCTGATGCTGTCGTTCATCATCGCGGCCATTGCCTGCGGTTTCGCGGCGCTGGCTTATGCTGAGTTCGCCTCCACCATTCCGGTCGCCGGCTCGATCTACACCTACTCGTACGCCACCCTCGGCGAACTGGCCGCGTGGATCATCGGCTGGGACCTGATGCTCGAATACGGGCTCGCCACCTCGGCCGTGTCGGTCGGCTGGTCGGGCTATCTGCAGTCGCTGCTGTCGGGTTTCGGCGTGACGCTGCCGGTCGCCCTGTCGGCCGCGCCCGGCGCGCTGCCCGGCCATACCACCCTGTTCAACCTGCCCGCCTTCGTCGTGATGATGGCGATCACCGCGCTGCTGTCGGTCGGCATCCGCGAATCCGCGCGCATCAACAACATCATGGTGGCGATCAAGGTGATCGTCGTGCTGCTGGTGATCGGCGTCGGCGTGTTTCACGTCACGCCCGCTAACTGGCATCCGTTCATGCCGAACGGCTGGAACGGCGTGTTCGGCGCGGCGGCGGTGATGTTCTTTGCGTTTATCGGCTTCGATTCCGTTTCGTCGGCGGCCGAAGAGGTGAAGAATCCGAAGCGCGATCTGCCGGTCGGCATCATTGCCTCGCTTGGTGTGTGCGCCGTGCTGTACGTGGCGGTGGCGGCGGTCGTGACGGGCATCGTGCCGTCGGCGCAGTTCGCCAGCATCTCGCACCCGGTGTCGTACGCACTGCAGGTGGCCGGCGAGAAATGGGTAGCTGGCTTCATCGATCTGGGCGCCGTGCTCGGCATGCTGACGGTGATTCTGGTGATGGCCTACGGCCAGACGCGTGTGATCTTCGCCATGTCGCGCGACGGACTGCTGCCCGCCGCGCTTTCGCACGTGCATCCGCGTTTTGCGACGCCGTTCCTGACCACCTGGCTCGTCGGCATCTTCTTCGGCCTGATCGGCGCGCTGGTGCCGCTCAACGTGCTCGCGGAGTTGATCAACATCGGCACGCTGGCGGCGTTTTCGATGGTGTCGATCGCCGTGCTGATCCTGCGCAGGACGCATCCGGACCTGCCGCGCGCCTTCCGCTGTCCAGGCGTGCCGGTGGTGCCGGTGCTCGCCGTGGCGTCGTGCCTGTTCCTGATGGTGAACCTGAAGGCGGTCACGTGGATGGCCTTCGTGATCTGGCTGCTGATCGGCATGGTGATCTATTTCGGTTACTCGCGCCGCCATTCCAAACTCGCGCACGGCTCGCAGCATTGATAGAGGAGCGCCGCGAAACTGAGCGTTGCCCGCCGGCGTTCTGAGGCGCTCAGCGGTATGCATAGGCCTTCATGGGCCTTCAGCAACGCCCAACGGCCTTCCCTGCCGCCTCAAAATGGCTTCAGAACGGCACGCCTGCCCACGCAGCGTGCCGTTTTTTCTTGTCCGGGCCGACACCGCCGCGCGCGCCGTGCCAGCCTCCGGACGATTTCCCCCGATAGCAGCCCTGCCCGATTTGTGCTTTACTTTTCGGTGGAACCATAAAAAGCACAAACCGAAGCGAGCCCTCACAGCAGGCAGGCGGAAGGTAGTGAACGTGGGCCCGCGCCGGTCTCGATCCCTCTCGCAACCATGTTGCATGGGACCAGAGTAAGCGCCAAAGCGCTAGCTCTGGCCGACAAAGGAGACAGTTCATGGCGATCAGCATCAGTCTGACGGTGAACGGCACGCCCGTTACCGCCGAAATCGAGCCCCACACCCTGCTTGTCCAGTTCCTGCGCGATCAACTCCGGCTCACCGGCACGCATATCGGCTGCGACACCGCCCAATGCGGCGCGTGCACGGTGCATCTGAACGGACGCGCGATCAAATCGTGCAACATTCTCGCCGTGCAGGCCGAAGGTGCGCAGATCACCACCATCGAAGGTCTCGCCAAAGACGGCGAACTGCATCCCATGCAGGCGGCGTTCCGCCACTGCCACGGCCTGCAGTGCGGCTTCTGCACGCCGGGCATGGTGATGAGCGCGACCTCGCTGGCGCAGCGTCAGCCCGATCTCACCGAAGCGGACGTGCGCGCCCAGCTCGACGGCAATCTGTGCCGCTGTACGGGGTATCACAACATCGTCAAGGCCGTGCTCGAAGGCGCTGCCGGCATGAAGTCCGGCGCCGCCGCTCAGGCGAGCGCGCAAGTCACGGTCTGAGGAGACGACGATGAACGCACCCGACCCGCATCCGCTGATTGGCGCCTCCGTCCAGCGCAAGGAAGACTACCGGTTCCTGACCGGCAATGGTCAGTACACCGACGATATCGTGCTGCCCCAGCAAACCTATGCCGTGTTCCTGCGCTCGCCGTACGCGCATGCGCGGATCAAAAGCATCGACACGGCCGCGGCGAAGCAATCGCCTGGCGTGGTGGCGATTTTCACCGGCGCGGATATGGCCGCTGACAGCGTGGGCGGCCTGCCCTGCGGCTGG
Coding sequences:
- a CDS encoding (2Fe-2S)-binding protein, whose translation is MAISISLTVNGTPVTAEIEPHTLLVQFLRDQLRLTGTHIGCDTAQCGACTVHLNGRAIKSCNILAVQAEGAQITTIEGLAKDGELHPMQAAFRHCHGLQCGFCTPGMVMSATSLAQRQPDLTEADVRAQLDGNLCRCTGYHNIVKAVLEGAAGMKSGAAAQASAQVTV
- a CDS encoding amino acid permease; this encodes MSLFRKKSVEHMLAASSKSGGLKKTLGALDLTFLGVGAIIGTGIFVLTGTGAVQAGPALMLSFIIAAIACGFAALAYAEFASTIPVAGSIYTYSYATLGELAAWIIGWDLMLEYGLATSAVSVGWSGYLQSLLSGFGVTLPVALSAAPGALPGHTTLFNLPAFVVMMAITALLSVGIRESARINNIMVAIKVIVVLLVIGVGVFHVTPANWHPFMPNGWNGVFGAAAVMFFAFIGFDSVSSAAEEVKNPKRDLPVGIIASLGVCAVLYVAVAAVVTGIVPSAQFASISHPVSYALQVAGEKWVAGFIDLGAVLGMLTVILVMAYGQTRVIFAMSRDGLLPAALSHVHPRFATPFLTTWLVGIFFGLIGALVPLNVLAELINIGTLAAFSMVSIAVLILRRTHPDLPRAFRCPGVPVVPVLAVASCLFLMVNLKAVTWMAFVIWLLIGMVIYFGYSRRHSKLAHGSQH